One stretch of Pararhizobium qamdonense DNA includes these proteins:
- the argF gene encoding ornithine carbamoyltransferase: protein MAGTRHFLDLSAMTTTDLRSIIEDARVRKADTKAGTAEKPLAGKMLAMIFEKPSTRTRVSFDVGMRQLGGETLFLSGTEMQLGRAETIGDTAKVLSRYVDAIMIRTTDHNRLLELAEHATVPVINGLTDATHPCQIMADIMTFEEHAGPVKGKTIAWTGDGNNVLHSFIEGSARFGYRMNMAVPLGSEPDDKILNWARNNGGEIKLYHDADQAVDGAHCVVTDTWVSMNQEHRARGHNVFQPFQVNAALMAKADKDALFMHCLPAHRGEEVTDDVIDGQQSVVFDEAENRLHAQKSVLAWCLGAL from the coding sequence ATGGCCGGTACCAGACATTTTCTCGATCTTTCTGCCATGACGACAACCGACTTGAGGTCGATCATCGAGGACGCCCGCGTCCGCAAGGCCGACACCAAGGCTGGCACAGCTGAAAAGCCGCTGGCCGGCAAGATGCTGGCGATGATCTTCGAAAAGCCCTCGACCCGCACGCGCGTCTCCTTCGATGTCGGCATGCGCCAGCTCGGCGGCGAGACGCTGTTCCTTTCCGGCACCGAAATGCAGCTCGGCCGCGCCGAAACCATCGGCGATACCGCCAAGGTCCTGTCGCGCTATGTCGATGCGATCATGATCCGCACCACCGATCACAATCGCCTGCTGGAGCTGGCCGAACATGCCACTGTGCCCGTGATCAATGGCCTGACGGATGCAACGCATCCCTGCCAGATCATGGCCGATATCATGACCTTTGAGGAACATGCGGGTCCCGTGAAGGGCAAGACCATTGCCTGGACCGGCGACGGCAACAATGTGCTGCATTCCTTCATCGAAGGTTCGGCCCGCTTCGGTTACCGCATGAATATGGCGGTGCCACTCGGCTCCGAGCCGGACGACAAGATCCTCAACTGGGCCCGCAACAATGGCGGCGAGATCAAGCTCTATCATGATGCCGATCAGGCCGTGGACGGCGCCCATTGCGTTGTCACCGATACCTGGGTGTCGATGAACCAGGAACACCGCGCCCGCGGCCACAACGTCTTCCAGCCGTTCCAGGTGAACGCCGCGCTGATGGCCAAGGCCGACAAGGATGCGCTGTTCATGCATTGCCTGCCCGCCCATCGCGGCGAGGAAGTCACGGACGACGTCATCGACGGCCAGCAGTCGGTGGTGTTCGACGAGGCCGAGAACCGCTTGCATGCGCAAAAGTCCGTACTCGCCTGGTGCCTTGGCGCTCTTTAG
- a CDS encoding aspartate aminotransferase family protein — translation MADATPLYDTYARAPLRFERGEGVWLIAEDGTRYLDFAAGVAVNSLGHAHPHLVSALKAQADKVWHLSNLYEVPGQESLSRRLTEATFADKVFFTNSGAEALECAIKTARRYHFSKGQPEKFHIITFEGAFHGRTLATIAAGGQAKYLEGFGPKAPGFYQVPFDDMPALKAAISEETAAILIEPIQGEGGIRTVPKEFLQELRSLCDEYGLLLIFDEVQSGVGRTGKLFAHEWSGITPDIMAVAKGIGGGFPLGACLATEEAASGMVAGTHGSTYGGNPLAMAVGNAVLDVILADDFLQHVRDVSLVFRQGLASLADRFPDVIEEIRGEGLMLGIKAKVPSADLLKAIRAERLLAVPAGENVIRLLPPLVTTADEAREGLARLERAAEQLTAERRQASA, via the coding sequence ATGGCCGATGCCACGCCGCTTTATGACACGTATGCACGCGCACCCTTGCGGTTCGAGCGCGGCGAAGGCGTCTGGCTGATTGCCGAGGATGGCACCCGTTATCTCGATTTTGCCGCCGGTGTCGCAGTCAATTCGCTCGGTCATGCGCATCCGCATCTTGTCTCCGCCCTGAAGGCGCAGGCTGACAAGGTCTGGCACCTGTCGAACCTTTATGAAGTGCCCGGCCAGGAAAGCCTCAGCCGCCGCCTGACGGAAGCAACGTTCGCCGACAAGGTGTTCTTCACCAATTCGGGTGCCGAAGCGCTGGAATGCGCCATCAAGACGGCACGGCGCTATCATTTCTCCAAGGGTCAGCCGGAAAAATTCCACATCATCACCTTTGAGGGCGCCTTTCACGGCCGCACGCTGGCGACCATCGCCGCCGGTGGTCAGGCGAAATATCTGGAAGGCTTCGGCCCGAAGGCACCGGGCTTCTATCAGGTGCCGTTCGACGATATGCCGGCGCTGAAGGCTGCCATCAGCGAAGAGACCGCCGCGATCCTGATCGAGCCGATCCAGGGTGAAGGCGGTATCCGCACGGTGCCGAAGGAATTCCTGCAGGAGCTGCGTTCGCTTTGCGACGAATATGGCCTGCTGCTCATTTTCGACGAAGTCCAGTCCGGCGTCGGCCGCACCGGCAAGCTGTTTGCCCATGAATGGTCGGGCATCACGCCGGATATCATGGCGGTTGCCAAGGGCATTGGCGGCGGGTTTCCGCTCGGCGCTTGCCTTGCGACCGAAGAGGCCGCCTCCGGCATGGTCGCCGGAACCCACGGCTCGACCTATGGCGGCAATCCGCTGGCCATGGCCGTCGGCAATGCCGTTCTCGACGTCATTCTTGCGGATGATTTCCTGCAGCATGTCCGCGATGTCTCGCTGGTCTTCCGCCAGGGTCTTGCCTCGCTTGCCGATCGGTTCCCCGATGTCATCGAGGAAATCCGCGGCGAAGGCCTGATGCTCGGCATCAAGGCCAAGGTTCCGTCCGCCGATCTGTTAAAGGCCATCCGTGCGGAAAGACTGCTGGCAGTGCCTGCGGGCGAAAATGTCATCCGCCTGCTGCCGCCCTTGGTGACGACGGCCGATGAAGCCCGTGAAGGCCTGGCGCGGCTTGAACGCGCGGCCGAACAGCTGACAGCGGAGCGACGACAGGCATCGGCCTGA
- a CDS encoding GcrA family cell cycle regulator — protein MNWTDERVEKLKKLWSEGLSASQIAAQLGGVSRNAVIGKVHRLCLPGRAKAGGSTATARAKRPAPTAAPRAPSFTAARMTATRTVTRTTGATVMKEEVEIDAIEDQETAPAGNNVVVPMSRRLVLTQLTDRTCKWPIGDPMKEEFHFCGNDSPDTSPYCTFHAKLAYQPSGERRRAR, from the coding sequence ATGAATTGGACTGACGAGCGGGTCGAAAAACTCAAGAAATTGTGGTCCGAGGGTTTGAGCGCGAGCCAGATCGCTGCACAACTCGGCGGCGTCAGCCGCAACGCCGTCATCGGCAAGGTTCACCGTCTCTGCTTGCCGGGCCGCGCCAAGGCCGGCGGCAGCACGGCAACCGCACGGGCCAAACGCCCTGCCCCGACCGCTGCACCACGCGCACCGAGCTTTACCGCAGCACGCATGACAGCCACCCGCACCGTGACCCGCACCACCGGCGCGACCGTCATGAAGGAAGAGGTCGAGATCGACGCGATCGAGGATCAGGAAACAGCGCCCGCCGGCAACAATGTCGTTGTTCCGATGTCGCGCCGCCTGGTGCTGACGCAGCTGACCGACCGCACCTGCAAATGGCCGATCGGCGACCCGATGAAGGAAGAGTTCCACTTCTGCGGCAACGATTCCCCGGACACATCCCCATACTGCACATTCCACGCCAAGCTGGCCTACCAGCCCTCCGGCGAGCGCCGCCGGGCTCGCTAA
- a CDS encoding VOC family protein, which yields MRFVNPIPFVRDISISKAFYGEKLGLAIKQDFGDFVLFETGFAIHEGKSLETTVWGHPSVSSGAYGRQNVLLYFEHDPLDALFARIAGHVILIHPIETQPWGQRVFRFYDPDGHAIEIGEPLDQLSSE from the coding sequence TTGCGCTTCGTCAATCCCATCCCGTTCGTGCGGGATATCAGCATCTCGAAAGCCTTCTATGGCGAGAAGCTGGGACTGGCGATCAAGCAGGATTTCGGCGATTTCGTCCTGTTTGAAACGGGATTTGCCATCCATGAGGGCAAATCCCTGGAAACGACGGTTTGGGGACATCCGTCAGTCAGTTCCGGGGCCTATGGCCGTCAAAATGTCCTGCTCTATTTCGAACATGATCCTTTGGATGCGCTGTTTGCCCGCATCGCCGGTCATGTAATCCTCATCCATCCCATCGAGACCCAGCCCTGGGGACAGAGGGTATTCCGCTTTTACGATCCGGATGGTCACGCCATTGAAATTGGCGAACCGCTCGATCAGCTTTCCAGCGAATAG
- the phoB gene encoding phosphate regulon transcriptional regulator PhoB, with product MLPRIAVVEDEEALSVLLRYNLEAEGFEVDTINRGDEAEMRLQERLPDLLILDWMLPGVSGIELCRRLRQRPETERLPIIMLTARGEESERVRGLATGADDYVVKPFSTPELMARVKAMLRRAKPEVLSTLLKCGDIELDRETHRVHRKTREVRLGPTEFRLLEFFMASPGRVFSRSQLLDGVWGHDIYVDERTVDVHVGRLRKALNFSNMQDVIRTVRGAGYSLES from the coding sequence ATGTTGCCAAGAATTGCTGTTGTTGAAGACGAAGAGGCGCTCAGCGTCCTCCTCCGATACAATCTCGAGGCCGAAGGGTTCGAAGTCGATACGATCAATCGTGGCGACGAGGCGGAAATGCGCCTGCAGGAACGTCTTCCCGATCTCCTCATCCTCGACTGGATGCTGCCGGGCGTTTCCGGCATCGAACTGTGCCGCCGGCTGCGCCAGCGCCCGGAAACCGAACGCCTGCCGATCATCATGCTGACGGCACGCGGCGAAGAGAGCGAGCGCGTGCGCGGTCTGGCCACCGGCGCCGATGATTATGTGGTCAAGCCGTTCTCGACGCCGGAACTGATGGCACGGGTCAAGGCGATGCTGCGCCGGGCAAAGCCCGAAGTGCTGTCAACGCTGCTGAAATGCGGCGATATCGAACTCGATCGCGAAACCCACCGCGTCCACCGCAAGACCCGCGAGGTCCGCCTGGGCCCGACGGAGTTTCGCCTGCTGGAATTCTTCATGGCCTCGCCAGGCCGCGTCTTTTCGCGCTCGCAACTTCTGGACGGTGTCTGGGGTCATGACATCTATGTCGATGAGCGCACGGTCGACGTGCATGTCGGCCGCCTGCGCAAGGCGCTGAACTTTTCCAACATGCAGGACGTGATCCGCACGGTGCGCGGTGCTGGCTATTCGCTGGAAAGCTGA
- the phoU gene encoding phosphate signaling complex protein PhoU, with protein MSTHIASVYDEDLKYLTRRISEMGGLAEQMVAESVRALVNSDLALAQKVISDDAILDEAERQIGEKAIVTIAKRQPMAADLREIMGSIRIAADLERVGDLGKNNAKRVIAVAHASLPRQLARGLEHLAELALVQLKEVLDVYASRSPEKANSIRERDNEIDAIYTSLFRELLTYMMEDPRNITPCTHLLFCAKNIERIGDHATNIAETIYYMATGAQPVGERPKDDTANTVGAIGN; from the coding sequence ATGTCTACGCACATTGCTTCCGTCTATGACGAAGATCTGAAGTACCTGACCCGGCGCATCTCCGAGATGGGCGGCCTGGCCGAACAGATGGTGGCCGAATCCGTGCGCGCCCTGGTCAATTCCGACCTGGCGCTCGCCCAGAAGGTCATCTCCGACGATGCCATTCTCGACGAGGCCGAGCGCCAGATCGGCGAGAAGGCGATCGTCACCATTGCCAAACGCCAGCCGATGGCGGCGGACCTGCGCGAAATCATGGGATCGATCCGCATCGCGGCCGATCTGGAGCGCGTCGGCGATCTCGGCAAGAACAACGCCAAGCGCGTCATCGCCGTTGCCCATGCCAGCCTGCCCCGGCAGCTGGCGCGCGGCCTGGAGCATCTGGCCGAGCTCGCGCTCGTTCAGCTCAAGGAAGTGCTCGATGTCTACGCTTCGCGCTCGCCGGAAAAGGCCAACAGCATCCGCGAACGCGACAATGAGATCGATGCGATCTATACCTCGCTGTTCCGCGAACTCCTGACGTACATGATGGAAGACCCGCGCAACATCACGCCCTGCACGCATCTCCTGTTCTGCGCCAAGAACATCGAGCGTATCGGCGACCACGCCACCAATATCGCCGAAACCATCTACTACATGGCGACTGGCGCACAGCCGGTTGGCGAGCGTCCGAAGGACGATACGGCCAATACGGTTGGCGCAATCGGCAATTGA
- the pstB gene encoding phosphate ABC transporter ATP-binding protein PstB — MNMMSEAAVEKALDQKMNTVPFKMIGKDVSVYYGEKRALFDVNLNVRENTVTALIGPSGCGKSTFLRTLNRMNDTIDSCRVTGKITLDDGDIYDPSIDVVELRARVGMVFQKPNPFPKSIYENVTYGPKIHGLARTKAELDQIVESSLQKAGLWNEVKDRLHESGTGLSGGQQQRLCIARAVAVSPEVILMDEPCSALDPIATAKVEELIHELRTNYTIVIVTHSMQQAARVSQRTAMFHLGNLVEENDTDKMFTNPDDQRTQDYIMGRFG; from the coding sequence ATGAACATGATGTCAGAAGCAGCAGTTGAAAAGGCGCTGGACCAGAAAATGAACACTGTTCCCTTCAAGATGATCGGAAAGGACGTTTCGGTATATTATGGCGAAAAGCGTGCGCTTTTCGATGTGAACCTCAACGTCCGTGAAAACACCGTCACCGCGCTGATCGGCCCGTCCGGATGCGGCAAGTCGACGTTCCTGCGCACACTCAACCGCATGAACGACACGATCGACAGCTGCCGCGTCACCGGCAAGATCACCCTCGACGACGGTGATATCTACGACCCGAGCATCGACGTCGTCGAACTGCGCGCCCGCGTCGGCATGGTTTTCCAGAAGCCGAACCCGTTCCCGAAGTCGATCTACGAGAACGTCACCTACGGTCCGAAGATCCACGGTCTCGCCCGCACCAAGGCCGAGCTTGACCAGATCGTCGAGTCGAGCCTTCAAAAGGCTGGTCTCTGGAACGAGGTGAAGGACCGCCTGCACGAATCCGGCACCGGCCTGTCCGGTGGTCAGCAGCAGCGCCTGTGCATTGCCCGCGCCGTTGCCGTCAGCCCGGAAGTCATCCTGATGGACGAACCCTGTTCGGCGCTGGATCCGATCGCGACTGCCAAGGTCGAGGAACTGATCCACGAACTGCGCACGAACTATACGATCGTCATCGTCACGCACTCGATGCAGCAGGCCGCCCGCGTCTCGCAGCGCACCGCCATGTTCCATCTCGGCAATCTCGTCGAGGAAAACGACACCGACAAGATGTTCACCAATCCGGACGACCAGCGGACCCAAGACTACATCATGGGCCGCTTCGGCTGA
- the pstA gene encoding phosphate ABC transporter permease PstA: MTDMTSSVQSTFVRPAQTRRDIGIKKRYASERRFKAYGLTAILIGLFFLFVLLWTVVSKGYTAFQQTAITLPIEFSEQIIDPKNERGANPSKLMTANYPFLVRDALIKALGIDPANRPLVKQATDMVSASARTQLRDLVVANPAIIGTTANVSLLAEGNIDSANKGQIDLTVAEANRKVKDQQLEWMKKLTETGAMAKQFNTGLFTYGASSRPEAAGIGVAALGSLYMMLIVLALALPIGVAASIYLEEFAPKNRLTDLIEVNINNLAAVPSIVYGLLGLSIFINFAGMPRSAAVVGGLVLTLMTLPTIIIATRAALKAVPPSIRSAALGLGASKMQTIFHHVLPLAMPGVLTGTIIGLAHALGETAPLLLIGMVAFVVDYPGSPMDPSTALPVQIYMWANEAERAFVERTSGAIMILLIFLVVMNLGAILLRRRFERRW; this comes from the coding sequence ATGACCGACATGACATCCTCCGTACAGTCCACCTTCGTGCGCCCGGCGCAGACAAGACGCGATATCGGCATCAAGAAGCGCTACGCGTCCGAACGCCGCTTCAAGGCTTACGGCCTGACGGCAATCCTGATCGGCCTGTTCTTCCTCTTCGTTCTGTTGTGGACCGTCGTCTCCAAGGGCTACACGGCCTTCCAGCAGACGGCGATCACCCTGCCGATCGAGTTTTCGGAACAGATCATCGATCCGAAGAACGAGCGTGGCGCCAATCCGTCCAAGCTGATGACGGCGAACTATCCTTTTCTGGTGCGTGACGCGCTGATCAAGGCACTTGGCATCGATCCTGCCAACAGGCCGCTCGTCAAGCAGGCAACGGACATGGTTTCGGCCAGTGCCCGCACGCAACTGCGCGATCTGGTGGTTGCCAATCCGGCCATCATCGGCACGACCGCCAATGTCTCTCTGCTCGCAGAAGGCAATATCGACAGCGCCAACAAGGGCCAGATCGACCTGACCGTTGCCGAAGCCAACCGCAAGGTGAAGGATCAGCAGCTCGAATGGATGAAAAAGCTGACCGAAACCGGCGCAATGGCCAAGCAGTTCAACACCGGCCTGTTCACCTATGGTGCCTCCAGCCGTCCTGAAGCCGCCGGTATTGGCGTCGCCGCACTCGGCTCGCTGTACATGATGCTGATCGTCCTGGCGCTTGCCCTTCCGATCGGCGTTGCGGCATCGATCTATCTGGAGGAGTTTGCGCCGAAGAACCGGCTGACCGATCTGATCGAGGTCAATATCAACAACCTCGCGGCGGTTCCCTCCATCGTCTATGGTCTGCTCGGCCTGTCGATCTTCATCAACTTCGCCGGCATGCCCCGTTCGGCCGCCGTCGTCGGTGGCCTGGTGCTGACATTGATGACGCTTCCTACGATCATCATCGCCACCCGCGCAGCCTTGAAGGCGGTGCCGCCGTCGATCCGCTCGGCAGCTTTGGGTCTTGGCGCGTCGAAGATGCAGACCATCTTCCACCATGTCCTGCCGCTCGCCATGCCAGGCGTGCTCACGGGCACCATCATCGGCCTGGCGCATGCGCTCGGCGAAACCGCGCCGCTTCTTTTGATCGGCATGGTGGCCTTCGTGGTCGATTATCCGGGCTCGCCGATGGACCCGTCCACTGCTCTGCCGGTCCAGATCTATATGTGGGCCAACGAAGCCGAACGTGCATTTGTCGAACGGACTTCGGGTGCGATCATGATCCTCTTGATCTTCCTCGTCGTCATGAACCTGGGCGCAATCCTGTTGCGGCGTCGCTTTGAGCGGCGCTGGTAG
- the pstC gene encoding phosphate ABC transporter permease subunit PstC, whose translation MSTSLILLVILIVGLGAFFAGRGRAMASSKGKLSALHSLPGYHGAYVAIWAVLPAVFVLAVWLLASPFFVENSVRSALPETVQSQGGATTELMLGQVMQVANGLKLLNSAELEAVTNGSSSLRDALAAKGVPMANAGEPYMVAAAQHYNSLRDGSRWVMSAVVLIIALAGAVFAIRGISAPFRARNRVERVMLGTLLLASSIAILTTVGIVGSMLSEAIRFFQSVSPSAFFFGTVWDPRFSAAGSGGTEGQFGLLPLLAGTLYIAFVAMLFAVPVGLFAAIYMAEYARPVVRGIAKPLLEILAGIPTIVYGFFALVTVGPFLRDISAQLNGLVTGNYVNFIQAQSVLTAGLVMGIMLIPFVSSLSDDIITQVPRSLRDGSLGLGATRSETIKRVILPAALPGIVGALLLTASRAVGETMIVVLAAGVAARMQLNPFEAMTTVTVKIVNQLTGDLEFNSPQTLVAFALGITLFAITLCLNIYALYIVRKYREQYE comes from the coding sequence ATGAGCACTTCTCTTATTCTTTTGGTCATTTTGATCGTTGGCCTTGGAGCATTTTTTGCCGGCCGTGGGCGGGCGATGGCCAGCTCCAAAGGCAAGCTTTCCGCCCTGCATTCTCTTCCTGGTTATCATGGCGCCTATGTCGCCATCTGGGCGGTTCTGCCGGCTGTTTTCGTTCTTGCCGTGTGGCTTCTCGCCAGCCCGTTTTTCGTTGAAAATTCCGTCCGGTCCGCTTTGCCGGAAACTGTTCAAAGCCAGGGTGGCGCGACCACCGAGCTAATGCTCGGCCAGGTCATGCAGGTTGCCAATGGCCTGAAGCTTTTGAACAGTGCTGAGCTTGAAGCCGTCACCAACGGCTCCTCCAGCCTGCGAGACGCGCTGGCGGCCAAGGGCGTTCCAATGGCCAATGCCGGCGAGCCTTATATGGTTGCGGCCGCCCAGCATTATAACAGCTTGAGAGACGGCAGCCGGTGGGTGATGAGCGCGGTCGTGCTGATCATCGCCCTTGCCGGTGCTGTTTTCGCCATTCGCGGTATCAGCGCGCCCTTCCGGGCCAGAAACCGTGTCGAGCGCGTCATGCTCGGTACGTTGCTTTTGGCCTCTTCCATTGCGATCCTGACGACGGTCGGCATTGTCGGCTCGATGTTGTCGGAGGCCATCCGCTTCTTCCAGTCGGTATCCCCCAGCGCATTCTTCTTCGGCACTGTCTGGGATCCGCGCTTTTCGGCGGCCGGCAGCGGCGGCACGGAAGGCCAGTTCGGTCTTCTGCCGCTTCTCGCGGGTACGCTCTATATTGCCTTTGTCGCCATGCTCTTTGCCGTGCCGGTCGGCCTGTTCGCCGCCATCTACATGGCCGAATATGCAAGGCCTGTGGTGCGCGGCATTGCCAAGCCGCTGCTCGAAATCCTCGCCGGCATTCCGACCATCGTCTACGGCTTCTTCGCGCTGGTGACGGTCGGGCCTTTCCTGCGTGATATCTCGGCGCAGCTGAATGGGCTGGTGACGGGAAACTACGTCAACTTCATCCAGGCGCAGAGCGTTCTCACCGCCGGTCTCGTCATGGGCATCATGCTGATCCCGTTCGTCTCCTCCCTGTCGGACGATATCATCACGCAGGTGCCGCGTTCGCTGCGCGACGGCTCGCTCGGTCTTGGCGCCACCCGCTCCGAAACCATCAAGCGCGTCATCCTGCCGGCAGCACTTCCCGGCATCGTCGGTGCTCTGCTTCTGACGGCTTCGCGTGCTGTCGGTGAGACCATGATCGTGGTGCTGGCTGCCGGTGTTGCCGCCCGCATGCAGCTCAACCCGTTCGAGGCGATGACCACGGTCACCGTCAAGATCGTCAATCAGCTGACGGGCGACCTCGAGTTCAACTCGCCTCAGACATTGGTGGCGTTTGCTCTCGGCATCACGCTGTTTGCCATCACGCTCTGCCTCAACATCTATGCACTCTACATCGTGCGCAAGTATCGGGAACAGTACGAATGA
- a CDS encoding substrate-binding domain-containing protein, producing the protein MKSLKLTVAALVASAAFAGVAIARDQIQVAGSSTVLPYAKIVAETFGETFPDFKTPVVESGGTGAGLKEFCKGVGPDTIDIANASRKIKDSELETCKAAGVTEVQEVKIGYDGIVFATDSSNADLKLEPKDIYLALAAELVIDGKLVANPYKKWSEVNKDLPDVEIAAYIPGEKHGTREVFDEKMLAHGCKDTGADVAIKGLVADEKEAAKKCIAVRKDGLAIDIDGDYTETLARIASNKNGIGVFGLSFYENNADKLKVATVSGIVPSGATIASGEYPVSRPLFFYVKKAHLGVIPGLKEYVEFFLDDQMVGPESPLAAYGLVPAPDAEREADRKAFTDGNML; encoded by the coding sequence ATGAAGTCCTTGAAACTTACTGTTGCAGCTCTGGTTGCATCCGCCGCTTTTGCAGGCGTTGCCATTGCTCGCGACCAGATCCAGGTCGCTGGTTCCTCGACAGTTCTGCCTTACGCAAAGATTGTTGCCGAAACGTTCGGCGAAACCTTCCCTGACTTCAAGACCCCGGTTGTTGAATCGGGCGGCACCGGTGCCGGCCTGAAGGAATTCTGCAAGGGCGTTGGCCCGGACACGATCGATATTGCCAACGCATCGCGCAAGATCAAGGACAGCGAGCTGGAAACCTGCAAGGCAGCCGGCGTTACCGAAGTCCAGGAAGTCAAGATCGGCTATGACGGCATCGTCTTCGCAACCGACAGCAGCAATGCTGACCTGAAGCTTGAGCCGAAGGATATCTACCTGGCTCTCGCCGCTGAACTCGTTATCGACGGCAAGCTTGTTGCCAATCCTTACAAGAAGTGGTCGGAAGTCAACAAGGACCTGCCGGACGTTGAAATCGCCGCCTACATCCCAGGCGAAAAGCACGGCACGCGCGAAGTCTTCGACGAGAAGATGCTGGCCCACGGCTGCAAGGACACCGGTGCTGACGTTGCCATCAAGGGCCTCGTTGCCGACGAAAAGGAAGCTGCCAAGAAGTGCATCGCTGTTCGCAAGGACGGCCTGGCGATCGATATCGATGGTGACTACACCGAAACCCTCGCCCGTATCGCGTCCAACAAGAACGGCATCGGCGTTTTCGGCCTGTCCTTCTATGAAAACAACGCTGACAAGCTGAAGGTTGCCACCGTCAGCGGCATCGTTCCGTCGGGCGCGACGATCGCTTCGGGTGAATATCCGGTTTCCCGCCCGCTGTTCTTCTACGTCAAGAAGGCCCATCTCGGCGTTATCCCGGGCCTGAAGGAATATGTTGAATTCTTCCTCGACGACCAGATGGTCGGCCCGGAAAGCCCGCTGGCTGCCTACGGTCTCGTTCCGGCTCCCGATGCCGAGCGCGAAGCTGACCGCAAGGCCTTCACCGACGGCAACATGCTCTAA
- the phoR gene encoding phosphate regulon sensor histidine kinase PhoR: MILEDTANVWERLKQTARSEIWIIGLSVAAAVVLVLSGIHTAAVLLFWLVWMIVLFNRSADPKPPVAAVAPSVVEETDLDMLATVFNALDTPILVIAPDETVLLQNQAAEKAFGTIPPNTDLSARVRSPGILDMVRETIVTGKVNQIEHSERFPSEAVYIVRVAPAQVGQQADERLYILSYRDISQARRIDRMRSDFVANASHELRTPLASLRGFIETLQGPARNDQKAHEKFLGIMHEQATRMSRLVDDLLSLSRLELKSHIAPDEAINLAPLLGHVRDALAPLAEDVGVEISLIVPDDPVIVQGDRDELTEVFENLIENACKYGQEGKKVEVTLSGGGDMPAEVSVRDHGPGIPAEHVPRITERFYRVNVEASRSKKGTGLGLAIVKHILTRHRARLLVQSEVGKGTVFTVRF, encoded by the coding sequence ATGATTTTGGAAGATACAGCAAATGTCTGGGAGCGACTGAAGCAGACGGCCAGGTCGGAGATATGGATCATCGGCCTGTCGGTCGCCGCAGCCGTTGTCCTTGTTCTGTCGGGCATCCATACGGCAGCCGTGCTGCTGTTCTGGCTCGTCTGGATGATCGTGCTCTTCAATCGCTCCGCCGATCCCAAGCCGCCGGTCGCAGCCGTTGCACCCTCCGTGGTGGAAGAAACCGATCTCGACATGCTCGCGACGGTCTTCAACGCTCTCGATACCCCGATCCTGGTGATTGCGCCGGATGAAACCGTGCTTTTGCAGAATCAGGCGGCAGAAAAAGCTTTCGGCACCATTCCACCCAATACCGACCTTTCGGCACGGGTCCGCTCGCCGGGCATCCTCGACATGGTTCGTGAAACCATCGTCACCGGCAAGGTCAACCAGATCGAGCATTCCGAACGTTTTCCGTCCGAAGCCGTCTATATCGTGCGGGTTGCACCGGCGCAGGTTGGCCAGCAAGCCGATGAGCGGCTCTATATCCTGTCCTACCGCGATATTTCCCAGGCGCGCCGCATCGACCGGATGCGCTCCGATTTTGTTGCCAATGCCAGCCATGAGCTGAGAACGCCGCTCGCCTCCCTGCGTGGCTTCATCGAGACCCTGCAGGGGCCGGCCCGCAACGACCAGAAGGCGCACGAGAAATTTCTGGGCATCATGCACGAGCAGGCCACACGCATGAGCCGGCTGGTCGATGATCTCCTGTCCCTGTCGCGGCTGGAGCTCAAATCGCATATCGCGCCGGATGAGGCGATCAACCTCGCGCCATTGCTTGGCCATGTGCGTGATGCGCTGGCGCCGCTTGCGGAAGATGTCGGCGTCGAGATTTCGCTGATCGTGCCGGATGATCCGGTGATCGTGCAGGGAGATCGCGACGAACTGACGGAAGTTTTCGAGAACCTGATCGAAAACGCCTGCAAATATGGCCAGGAGGGAAAAAAGGTCGAGGTCACGCTGTCAGGCGGCGGCGATATGCCTGCGGAAGTATCCGTTCGCGATCACGGGCCGGGTATCCCGGCCGAGCATGTTCCGCGCATTACCGAACGATTCTACCGGGTTAACGTGGAGGCCAGCCGGTCGAAAAAAGGCACCGGGCTTGGGCTTGCCATCGTCAAGCATATCCTCACCCGCCATCGCGCCCGGCTGCTGGTTCAGTCTGAAGTCGGCAAGGGCACGGTGTTTACCGTCAGGTTTTGA